In Candidatus Hydrogenedentota bacterium, the following proteins share a genomic window:
- a CDS encoding cache domain-containing protein gives MPLANQKRRLLTTLGALFFGGFLAISFVSYFISITFLRGQIDTNVLPLTSDNLYSEIQRDLIRPILLSSMMAGDTFLRDWVVNGEQDQAQITKYLAGIAEQHGTLTSFFVSEKTRTYYQSKGVLKVVKPEEPRDEWYFRVREMAAPYEINFDPDLANEDAPTVFINYKVLDYEGNFIGATGVGLALHSVTAVLRQYHDKFNHNVYFADRDGNIVLRSDITTDAEGNEQSELGNAPVPAGILEGKEHAFICENSGHWIHVNSRYIPELKWHLLVTQTESGAFAHVYRTLFINLLICAVITALILSASGMTINVYQRAMQDQQDQLRTRNTELARKNAELEKALGQVKTLSGLLPICASCKCIRNDQGYWQQIDAYVRDHSEVAFSHSICPNCARTLYPEFMGDGDDSNSAKAG, from the coding sequence ATGCCTTTGGCGAATCAAAAACGCCGCCTGCTGACCACGCTGGGTGCACTCTTTTTCGGGGGGTTCCTCGCCATCAGTTTCGTCAGTTATTTCATCTCCATCACCTTCCTGCGCGGCCAGATTGACACCAACGTCCTGCCCCTGACCAGCGACAACCTCTATTCGGAAATCCAGCGGGACCTGATCCGCCCAATCCTCCTGTCCTCGATGATGGCAGGGGACACCTTTTTGCGCGACTGGGTCGTCAACGGCGAACAGGACCAGGCGCAAATCACCAAGTACCTCGCGGGCATCGCGGAGCAGCACGGGACCCTGACCAGTTTTTTTGTCTCCGAGAAGACCCGCACCTACTACCAGTCCAAGGGTGTGCTGAAGGTGGTGAAACCGGAGGAGCCGAGGGACGAGTGGTATTTCCGGGTCCGTGAAATGGCCGCCCCGTATGAAATCAATTTCGACCCCGACCTCGCCAACGAGGACGCCCCCACCGTTTTCATCAATTACAAAGTGCTCGACTATGAGGGCAACTTCATCGGCGCGACCGGCGTCGGACTCGCGCTGCATTCGGTGACGGCGGTGCTGCGGCAGTACCACGACAAGTTCAACCACAATGTCTATTTCGCGGACCGGGACGGGAACATCGTGCTGCGCAGCGACATCACCACCGACGCGGAGGGAAACGAGCAAAGCGAGCTGGGCAACGCGCCGGTGCCCGCGGGGATTCTCGAGGGAAAGGAGCACGCCTTCATCTGCGAAAACAGCGGCCACTGGATTCATGTGAACAGCCGCTACATCCCCGAACTGAAGTGGCACCTGCTGGTCACCCAGACGGAGTCGGGGGCGTTCGCCCACGTCTACCGGACCCTGTTCATCAACCTGCTCATCTGCGCCGTCATCACGGCGCTCATACTGTCCGCCTCGGGGATGACCATCAACGTGTACCAGCGGGCGATGCAGGACCAGCAGGACCAGCTCCGCACCCGGAACACGGAGCTGGCCCGGAAAAACGCCGAACTTGAAAAGGCCCTGGGCCAGGTGAAGACCCTCAGCGGGCTGCTGCCCATCTGCGCCTCCTGCAAGTGCATCCGGAACGACCAGGGCTACTGGCAGCAGATAGACGCCTATGTCCGGGACCATTCCGAGGTGGCCTTCAGCCACAGCATCTGCCCCAACTGCGCACGGACACTGTATCCCGAATTCATGGGCGACGGGGACGATTCCAACTCCGCCAAGGCGGGCTGA